In Geminocystis sp. NIES-3709, a single genomic region encodes these proteins:
- the psb32 gene encoding photosystem II repair protein Psb32, giving the protein MRKINAIILSLSLSLMLVFNLGINGASATGVYDLPVINAGEDVWIFDDADVISKTTEATLTNELKDLANNTGNEVRIVVINRLDYDQTIDSLTNELFSTWYPTPEEQQNQTLFVLDTLTNRTALRTGDKVTTLLTPEISESVLKETVTISLKNLQYNQALTDMSDRVVAVLSGLEDPGPPQVKEVNIDGTFATAEETDDRSATIWMIVLLGLATLIPMVTYFWYVGFPGN; this is encoded by the coding sequence ATGAGAAAAATAAACGCTATCATCCTCAGTTTATCTCTCTCTTTAATGCTTGTTTTTAACTTAGGCATTAATGGTGCTTCTGCCACGGGAGTTTACGATTTACCCGTTATCAATGCGGGGGAAGATGTCTGGATTTTTGATGATGCAGATGTTATCAGCAAAACCACAGAAGCAACTTTAACTAATGAATTGAAGGATTTAGCTAATAACACAGGTAACGAAGTCCGCATTGTAGTTATAAATCGCCTTGACTATGATCAAACGATCGACTCTTTAACCAATGAACTTTTTTCTACATGGTATCCTACCCCAGAAGAACAACAAAATCAAACTCTTTTCGTCTTGGATACTTTAACTAATCGTACCGCCTTGCGTACTGGCGACAAAGTAACCACTCTTTTAACTCCTGAAATTTCGGAAAGTGTTTTGAAAGAAACCGTAACTATATCTTTAAAAAATTTACAGTATAATCAGGCTTTAACAGATATGAGCGATCGAGTTGTAGCTGTTTTGTCAGGACTTGAAGATCCAGGGCCTCCTCAAGTTAAAGAAGTTAATATTGATGGAACTTTTGCCACTGCGGAAGAAACAGACGATCGAAGTGCTACGATTTGGATGATTGTACTGTTAGGATTAGCAACGTTAATACCGATGGTGACGTATTTTTGGTATGTAGGGTTTCCGGGTAATTAG
- the hpnA gene encoding hopanoid-associated sugar epimerase: MKKKVFITGATGFVGANLIRLLLKENYQVKALVRKNANLTNVKNLDIELVEGSLNDTNLAEKMRDSEYLFHVAAHYSLWSKDKDLLYQNNVLGTRNILKCAKKAGIKRTVYTSSVASIGVRKDGILGNENYQSPVKNLIGNYKKSKYYAEQEAHLAVKNGQDIVIVNPSTPIGEYDLKPTPTGEIIVRFLTNNMPGFVNTGLNFIDVQDVAKGHILALEKGKTGERYILGNQNLTLQQFLEKLALITGKKAPKVQFPLWLPLTVAFIDEYVLTKFGKIPSVAMEGVKMSRQFMYYDSTKAVQELGLPQTNIDDAIERAVKYFQKNLELIN, from the coding sequence ATGAAAAAAAAAGTTTTTATCACGGGTGCAACGGGTTTTGTTGGAGCTAATTTAATTAGATTATTATTAAAAGAGAACTATCAAGTTAAGGCTTTAGTTAGAAAAAATGCTAATTTAACGAATGTTAAAAATTTAGATATTGAGTTAGTCGAAGGTAGTTTAAATGATACAAATTTAGCAGAAAAAATGAGAGATTCTGAGTATTTATTTCATGTAGCCGCTCATTATTCTTTGTGGTCAAAAGATAAAGATTTACTGTATCAAAATAATGTTTTAGGTACTAGAAATATTTTAAAATGTGCAAAAAAAGCAGGAATAAAACGCACAGTTTATACCAGTTCTGTTGCCTCGATCGGAGTACGAAAAGATGGTATTTTGGGAAATGAAAATTATCAATCTCCTGTCAAAAATTTGATTGGTAATTATAAAAAATCAAAATATTATGCTGAACAAGAAGCTCATCTAGCAGTAAAAAATGGTCAAGATATTGTCATAGTAAATCCAAGTACTCCCATCGGAGAATATGATTTAAAACCGACTCCAACAGGAGAAATTATAGTCAGATTTTTAACAAATAATATGCCCGGTTTTGTTAATACTGGTTTAAATTTTATCGATGTGCAAGATGTAGCAAAAGGACATATTTTAGCACTGGAAAAAGGTAAAACAGGAGAGCGTTATATCTTAGGAAATCAGAATTTAACCTTACAACAATTTTTAGAAAAATTAGCCTTAATTACAGGTAAAAAAGCACCGAAAGTTCAATTTCCTTTATGGCTTCCCCTCACAGTGGCTTTTATCGATGAATATGTTTTAACTAAGTTTGGCAAAATTCCTTCTGTTGCAATGGAAGGGGTTAAAATGTCTAGGCAATTTATGTACTATGATTCCACCAAAGCTGTTCAAGAATTAGGTTTACCACAAACGAATATTGATGATGCGATCGAGCGAGCGGTAAAATACTTTCAAAAGAATTTGGAATTGATCAATTAA
- a CDS encoding phycobilisome rod-core linker polypeptide: MTIKASGGSSLARPQLYQTVAVSTIIQAEQQDRFLDNNELGELDNYFNSGARRLEIAQVLTENSDLIVSRAANRIFTGGSPMSFLEKPPVEEPALVGVGGGGVATLPSDIRAAQQSTQTFIDAGKGSSSGGGFLGSLFASFSTPGIGAIPPGFRPINISRYGPANMTKSLRDMSWFLRYVTYAVVAGDPNILVVNTRGLKEVLENACSVDAAIVALLEMRASSIGYFKNDAEAKEILTQYFEILINELKAPTPSTKVRQRPSNDLQGLELPQSYFNASERRPKFVMKPGLSASEKISVVKAAYRQVFERDITRAYSQSISYLESQVKNGDISMKEFIRRLAKSPLYRKQFFEPFINSRALELAFRHILGRGPSSREEVQKYFSIVSSGGLNALVDALVDSQEYGDYFGEETVPYLRGLGVEAQECRNWGMQQDLFSYSAPFRKVPQFVTTFAKYDRPLPDQHVYGSGNDPLEIQFGAIFPKETRNPSSAPSPFGKDTKRILIHRGPGINNQNSNPTARGEYPGTLGPKVVRLNNELPGASNGLGVKFGESSTQAVIRAAYRQVFGRDVYEGQRLTVAEVKLENGDICLREFIRILAKSEIFLKTYWTPFYVCKAIEYIHRRLLGRPTYGRNEMNKYFDLASKKGFYALVDALIDSTEYNQAFGEDTVPYERYLTPAGLQMRNARVGTIREDIGQRVDVETTPRFIELGQVSSYRTDIEARVNQGVTVQREQTKIFKLTNNYNKVEVKNVIRAAYRQVFERDIEAYVINANFTKLESKLSNGEINVKEFIEGIGSSELYLKEFYAPFPNTKVIELGTKHFLGRAPMNQKEIQHYNRILASEGIRAFITALVGSMEYAQIFGEDTVPYRRFPTLPAANFPNTERLYNKLTKQDSEVVVPSFKPAVSTTASIN, encoded by the coding sequence ATGACTATAAAAGCAAGTGGCGGTAGTTCTCTAGCGAGACCGCAATTATACCAAACTGTTGCTGTATCAACTATTATTCAAGCTGAACAGCAAGATCGCTTTCTTGATAACAACGAGTTAGGCGAATTAGACAATTATTTTAATTCTGGGGCGAGAAGATTAGAAATTGCTCAGGTTTTAACCGAAAACTCTGATTTAATCGTTTCCCGGGCAGCTAATCGTATCTTCACTGGTGGTTCCCCCATGTCTTTCTTGGAAAAACCTCCTGTCGAAGAACCAGCTTTAGTGGGTGTTGGTGGTGGCGGTGTGGCTACTTTACCTAGCGACATTCGTGCCGCACAACAGTCCACTCAAACTTTTATTGATGCTGGTAAGGGAAGTAGTAGTGGTGGTGGTTTCTTGGGTAGCTTATTTGCATCTTTTAGCACCCCCGGTATTGGTGCAATTCCTCCCGGATTCCGTCCTATCAATATTTCCCGTTATGGGCCGGCTAACATGACCAAGTCTTTACGGGATATGTCTTGGTTCTTACGTTATGTCACTTATGCTGTTGTAGCTGGTGATCCTAATATCCTTGTGGTTAATACCAGAGGTTTAAAAGAAGTATTAGAAAATGCTTGTTCTGTTGATGCTGCGATCGTGGCATTGTTAGAAATGAGAGCATCTTCGATCGGCTACTTTAAAAATGATGCGGAAGCGAAGGAAATTTTAACTCAATATTTTGAAATTCTCATCAACGAGTTAAAAGCGCCCACTCCTTCCACCAAAGTTCGTCAACGTCCTTCTAATGACTTACAAGGTTTAGAATTACCTCAAAGCTATTTTAATGCTTCTGAGCGTCGTCCTAAATTTGTGATGAAGCCGGGGTTGTCTGCTTCTGAGAAAATTTCTGTAGTTAAAGCGGCTTATCGTCAAGTTTTTGAGCGTGACATCACCCGTGCTTATTCTCAGTCTATTTCTTACCTTGAGTCTCAGGTGAAAAATGGTGATATTTCCATGAAGGAATTTATTCGCCGTTTAGCTAAATCTCCTTTATACCGTAAGCAATTCTTTGAGCCTTTCATCAACTCCCGTGCCTTAGAATTGGCTTTCCGTCATATTTTGGGTCGTGGCCCCTCCTCCCGGGAAGAAGTGCAAAAATACTTCTCGATCGTGTCTAGTGGTGGTTTAAATGCCTTAGTTGATGCTTTAGTGGACTCTCAGGAATATGGTGACTACTTCGGAGAAGAAACCGTACCCTATCTCAGAGGATTGGGAGTAGAAGCTCAAGAGTGTCGTAACTGGGGTATGCAGCAGGATCTATTTAGTTATAGCGCTCCTTTCCGTAAAGTACCTCAATTTGTTACCACTTTTGCCAAGTACGATCGACCATTACCTGATCAACACGTTTACGGTTCAGGAAATGACCCCCTCGAAATTCAATTTGGAGCAATTTTCCCCAAAGAAACTCGTAATCCTAGCTCGGCGCCTTCACCTTTTGGCAAAGATACTAAACGTATCTTAATTCATCGTGGACCTGGTATCAACAACCAAAACAGTAATCCTACTGCTCGTGGTGAATATCCCGGTACTTTAGGGCCAAAAGTAGTTCGTTTAAACAACGAGTTACCCGGAGCTAGTAATGGTTTAGGAGTTAAATTCGGTGAAAGTTCTACTCAAGCAGTCATTCGTGCCGCTTATCGTCAAGTATTTGGTCGTGATGTCTATGAAGGACAAAGATTAACCGTTGCAGAAGTCAAACTCGAAAATGGTGACATCTGTCTTCGTGAATTTATCCGTATATTGGCAAAATCCGAGATTTTCTTAAAAACTTACTGGACTCCTTTTTATGTTTGTAAAGCGATCGAGTATATTCATCGTCGTTTATTAGGCCGCCCCACCTACGGACGTAACGAAATGAACAAATACTTTGATTTAGCCTCTAAAAAAGGATTTTATGCCCTTGTAGATGCCCTAATTGACAGCACTGAGTATAACCAAGCCTTTGGTGAAGATACCGTTCCCTACGAGCGTTATTTAACCCCCGCCGGTTTACAAATGCGTAACGCCAGAGTTGGTACAATTCGTGAAGACATCGGACAAAGAGTTGATGTTGAAACTACACCTCGATTCATCGAATTAGGACAAGTTTCCTCCTATCGCACCGACATTGAAGCTCGTGTCAATCAAGGGGTTACAGTTCAAAGAGAACAAACCAAAATCTTTAAACTCACCAACAACTACAACAAAGTAGAAGTTAAAAATGTCATTCGTGCCGCTTACCGTCAAGTCTTTGAGCGTGACATCGAAGCCTACGTTATTAATGCTAACTTTACCAAACTAGAAAGTAAACTCAGCAACGGCGAAATCAATGTTAAAGAGTTTATAGAAGGTATCGGTAGTTCTGAATTGTACTTGAAAGAGTTTTATGCACCTTTCCCTAATACTAAAGTAATTGAATTAGGTACAAAACATTTCTTAGGTCGTGCACCGATGAATCAAAAAGAGATTCAGCATTACAACCGTATCTTAGCGAGTGAAGGTATCCGTGCCTTTATTACTGCTTTAGTTGGTAGTATGGAATATGCGCAAATATTTGGTGAAGATACTGTGCCTTATCGCCGTTTCCCCACCTTACCTGCCGCCAATTTCCCCAACACTGAAAGACTTTACAACAAGTTAACTAAGCAAGATAGTGAGGTAGTTGTACCTAGTTTTAAACCTGCTGTAAGTACCACAGCATCTATTAACTAG
- a CDS encoding class I SAM-dependent methyltransferase yields MSIQTLNLTPDLYKYLLSVSVKETEVLQKLRQETSNHPLGKMQISPDQAQFLALLIKLMGVKKILEIGVFMGYSSTAMALALPENGQLIACDNRQDFTDIAQRYWQKAKVDRKITLHLKPALETLQELIDNDEKETFDFIFIDADKSNYYNYYKKSLELVRKGGVIAIDNVLWYGKVVDENITDNTTQKIREFNDKLAKDDRVELSMISIGDGLTLAMKK; encoded by the coding sequence GTGAGTATTCAAACTTTAAATTTAACTCCTGATCTATATAAATATTTATTATCTGTATCTGTAAAAGAAACAGAAGTTTTACAAAAATTAAGGCAAGAAACCTCTAATCACCCCTTGGGAAAAATGCAAATTTCTCCAGATCAAGCTCAATTTTTGGCATTATTAATTAAGTTAATGGGAGTAAAAAAGATTTTAGAAATTGGTGTTTTTATGGGTTATAGTTCAACGGCTATGGCTTTAGCTTTACCAGAAAATGGACAACTTATTGCCTGTGATAATCGTCAAGATTTTACTGATATTGCACAACGTTATTGGCAAAAAGCAAAAGTCGATCGAAAAATTACTTTACATCTAAAACCTGCCTTAGAAACTTTACAAGAATTAATCGATAATGATGAAAAAGAAACCTTTGATTTTATCTTTATTGATGCTGATAAAAGTAACTATTATAATTACTATAAAAAATCCTTAGAATTAGTTAGAAAAGGAGGTGTAATTGCGATCGATAATGTCCTTTGGTACGGTAAAGTTGTCGATGAAAATATTACTGATAATACCACTCAAAAAATAAGAGAATTTAACGACAAATTAGCTAAAGACGATCGAGTAGAATTAAGTATGATTTCGATCGGTGATGGCTTAACTTTAGCCATGAAAAAATAA
- the lhgO gene encoding L-2-hydroxyglutarate oxidase, producing the protein MLYDYGIVGGGIVGLGTSISLQKKYPHKKIILVEKESHCASHQTGHNSGVIHSGIYYKPGSYKAILTTKGNAELVKFCQQHNINHDVCGKLIVACQEKELPLLENLYQRGLANGIPVEKISLAQAKEIEPYLTCLSAIRVPTAGIVDYKQVAQKYAEIFTQKGGEIKFNTKVINIKSQEKEQILLTNQGDIKIKFLINCGGLYSDQIAKLGGVNPEMKIIPFRGEYYELKPDKRYLVKHLIYPVPNPDFPFLGVHFTRLIDGNIHAGPNAVLSLRREGYKKTDFDLGEFWEIATYPGLWKLVSKYYAEGIEEIVRSFSKKAFVRSLQTLVPEVQEDDIIPSPAGVRAQALKNDGKLVEDFFLIPTKNALHVCNAPSPAATASLEIGKAICDML; encoded by the coding sequence ATGTTATACGATTATGGGATAGTAGGCGGTGGTATTGTGGGATTAGGTACATCGATCTCCCTACAAAAAAAATACCCTCACAAGAAAATTATTTTAGTAGAAAAAGAAAGTCATTGTGCATCCCATCAAACGGGTCATAATAGTGGGGTTATTCACTCAGGAATTTACTATAAACCGGGTAGTTATAAAGCTATTTTAACAACAAAAGGCAATGCTGAATTAGTTAAATTTTGTCAGCAACATAACATAAATCATGATGTTTGTGGGAAGTTAATTGTCGCTTGTCAAGAAAAAGAATTACCATTATTAGAAAATTTGTATCAACGAGGATTAGCTAATGGTATTCCTGTGGAAAAAATATCTTTGGCACAAGCGAAAGAAATTGAACCTTATTTAACTTGTTTATCTGCTATTCGAGTACCTACGGCAGGAATTGTCGATTATAAGCAAGTAGCTCAAAAATACGCCGAAATATTTACTCAGAAGGGAGGAGAAATAAAATTTAACACTAAAGTAATTAATATTAAGTCTCAAGAAAAAGAACAAATTTTGCTGACTAATCAAGGAGATATTAAGATCAAATTCCTGATTAATTGCGGTGGTTTATACAGCGATCAAATAGCTAAATTAGGGGGAGTTAACCCTGAAATGAAAATTATCCCCTTTAGAGGAGAATATTACGAATTAAAGCCCGACAAACGCTATTTAGTGAAACATTTAATCTACCCTGTACCTAATCCAGATTTTCCCTTTTTAGGAGTCCATTTTACGAGATTAATCGATGGCAATATTCACGCTGGCCCCAATGCTGTATTGAGTTTAAGACGAGAAGGATACAAGAAAACGGACTTTGATTTAGGAGAATTTTGGGAAATTGCTACTTATCCGGGATTGTGGAAATTGGTCAGTAAATATTATGCTGAAGGTATAGAAGAAATCGTTCGATCGTTCAGTAAAAAGGCTTTTGTTCGTAGTTTACAAACTCTTGTACCTGAAGTGCAAGAAGATGATATTATTCCCTCTCCAGCCGGTGTCAGAGCGCAAGCACTCAAAAACGATGGTAAATTAGTAGAAGACTTTTTTCTTATCCCTACAAAAAATGCCCTTCACGTGTGTAACGCACCTTCTCCAGCGGCAACAGCCTCTTTAGAGATTGGGAAGGCAATTTGCGATATGCTTTGA
- a CDS encoding response regulator — protein sequence MASKQTYLFNTLKKHQFSGEVKLVYPGRTEWRFYLSMGRLIYGTGGEHSVRRWRRNLAAYLPNIATDAAYLETEIRSVSSDTIKFCWEYELIRRWLVNGKAERDGVMKMVNNILTEIFFDLNQTIEITFHLNSKVNIPLSEQIFLLDANQVIVPAWQQWQNWVSLKLGDRSPNKAPVIRSSEQLQEKTSPKTYAAFSKLFNGRNTLRDLSLQLKRDLNQFSSSLLPYIQQGYIDLVSVADLPAPISPPTVIQCDDKSPLVACVDDSPLICETMATILKKAGYQFICITEPLKAIAKILAAKPDLIFLDLVMPNANGYEICASLRKLSLFRQTPIIIVTSNDGMMERVRTKMVGASDFIAKPINSDELLNLTNKYLSSK from the coding sequence GTGGCATCAAAGCAAACCTATCTTTTCAATACCCTAAAAAAACATCAATTCAGTGGTGAAGTTAAATTAGTCTATCCCGGAAGGACTGAATGGCGGTTTTATTTGTCTATGGGACGTTTAATTTATGGTACTGGAGGGGAGCATTCTGTTAGGCGCTGGCGACGCAATTTAGCCGCTTATCTTCCGAATATCGCCACAGATGCGGCTTATTTAGAGACAGAAATTCGATCGGTTTCTAGTGATACGATTAAATTTTGTTGGGAATATGAGTTAATTCGTCGTTGGTTGGTGAATGGGAAGGCGGAAAGAGATGGGGTAATGAAGATGGTTAATAATATTCTGACAGAGATTTTTTTCGATCTCAATCAAACTATCGAAATCACTTTTCATCTTAATAGTAAAGTTAATATTCCCCTTTCCGAACAAATTTTTCTCCTCGATGCTAACCAAGTAATTGTACCCGCTTGGCAACAATGGCAAAATTGGGTAAGTCTTAAATTAGGCGATCGATCGCCCAATAAAGCACCTGTAATTCGTTCTAGTGAGCAGTTACAAGAAAAAACATCTCCGAAAACCTATGCCGCTTTTAGTAAATTATTCAATGGTAGAAACACCCTTCGAGATTTATCTCTACAATTGAAGCGAGATTTAAACCAGTTTAGTAGTTCATTATTACCCTATATTCAACAAGGTTATATCGATTTAGTCTCCGTTGCTGATTTACCTGCACCTATTTCTCCTCCCACTGTTATTCAATGCGATGATAAAAGTCCTTTAGTGGCTTGTGTTGACGATAGTCCTCTGATCTGCGAAACTATGGCTACAATTCTGAAAAAAGCAGGATACCAGTTCATCTGCATTACTGAACCTTTAAAAGCGATCGCAAAAATTCTAGCAGCAAAACCAGATTTAATCTTTTTAGACTTAGTCATGCCTAATGCTAACGGTTACGAAATTTGTGCCAGTTTAAGAAAACTATCTTTATTTAGACAAACTCCTATTATTATTGTTACTTCTAATGATGGCATGATGGAACGAGTCAGAACAAAAATGGTGGGTGCGTCAGATTTTATTGCAAAACCGATTAATTCTGATGAATTACTTAATCTAACAAATAAGTATTTGTCATCTAAATAA
- the glyQ gene encoding glycine--tRNA ligase subunit alpha, which produces MSLNFQSIVTTLNQFWSDRNCLIAQPYDTEKGAGTMSHNTFLRAIGPEPWSVAYIEPCRRPTDGRYGENPNRVQHYYQYQVLIKPSPDNIQEIYLDSLKALGIHPEDHDIRFVEDNWESPTLGAWGVGWEVWLDGMEITQFTYFQQCGGIDCHPVSIEITYGLERLAMYLQDVDSIYDIQWNDQVKYGDIFLQGEIEQCTYNFEASNPDLLLKLFNLYEEEAKQLIEKNLVLPGLDYVLKCSHCFNLLDARGVIAVAERTRYIGRIRNLARQVAHQYLSQRESLNFPLMKNNSAKILVNS; this is translated from the coding sequence ATGAGTCTTAATTTTCAATCGATCGTTACTACCCTGAATCAATTTTGGAGTGACAGAAACTGTCTTATTGCTCAACCCTATGATACCGAAAAAGGAGCAGGTACTATGAGTCATAATACTTTCTTACGAGCTATCGGTCCAGAACCTTGGTCAGTAGCATATATAGAACCTTGCCGAAGACCTACCGATGGACGTTATGGAGAGAATCCTAATCGAGTTCAACACTATTATCAATATCAAGTTTTAATTAAACCCTCTCCTGATAACATTCAAGAAATTTATTTAGATTCCTTAAAAGCATTAGGAATACACCCAGAAGATCATGATATTCGTTTTGTAGAAGACAACTGGGAATCTCCTACCCTTGGCGCTTGGGGTGTTGGTTGGGAAGTGTGGCTAGATGGCATGGAAATTACCCAATTCACTTATTTTCAACAGTGTGGAGGTATTGACTGTCATCCTGTATCTATTGAAATCACCTATGGCTTAGAAAGACTAGCAATGTATTTACAAGATGTTGACAGTATCTATGATATTCAGTGGAATGATCAGGTGAAATACGGAGATATATTTTTACAAGGAGAAATTGAGCAATGTACTTATAATTTTGAAGCCTCTAACCCAGATTTATTATTAAAACTCTTTAATTTATATGAAGAAGAAGCAAAACAGCTAATAGAAAAAAATCTCGTTTTACCTGGCTTAGACTATGTTTTAAAATGTTCTCATTGCTTTAATTTACTAGATGCTAGGGGTGTTATTGCTGTTGCTGAAAGAACTCGTTATATTGGTAGAATACGCAATTTGGCTCGTCAAGTAGCTCATCAATATTTAAGTCAAAGGGAGTCATTAAATTTTCCTTTGATGAAAAATAATTCAGCAAAAATTTTAGTTAATTCTTAA
- a CDS encoding histidinol-phosphate transaminase — protein sequence MTRSNLSFIREDLLNLSAYVATPISENNKQLTRLDANESPYNLPQDLKAKLALIYEQEIETNRYPDGSHLKLKNLITDYVNESVNLPYLISTNNISIGNGSDELIRSILMATCLNNRGSILVANPTFSMYGILAQSLGIITHTISRNEIDFSWNLDTANKLISKENNPPIKVVFVVHPNSPTANCLNSEEIQWLRDLPKDILVVIDEAYYEFSQQTLVSELPQHPNWLILRTFSKAFRLAAHRVGYAIAHGDIIKILEKLRLPYNLPTFSQLAAEFALQHRDLILPAVKDVMTEKERVYQALISNSLFKVWHSEANFIYLRLAENPTKENHSRIMAQLKQDNVIIRHTGDGLRISIGTSLENDNLLNKLAKHN from the coding sequence ATGACTCGATCGAACCTATCATTTATCAGAGAAGATTTATTAAATTTATCAGCTTATGTAGCCACTCCTATTAGTGAAAATAACAAACAATTAACAAGACTAGATGCGAATGAAAGTCCTTACAATTTACCTCAAGATTTAAAAGCAAAATTAGCATTAATTTATGAGCAAGAAATCGAAACTAATCGTTATCCCGATGGTAGTCATCTTAAATTAAAGAATTTAATAACAGACTATGTTAATGAATCGGTAAATTTACCTTATCTTATCAGTACTAATAATATCTCGATCGGGAATGGTTCAGATGAGTTAATTCGATCGATTTTAATGGCTACTTGTTTGAATAATAGAGGATCAATATTAGTCGCTAATCCAACTTTTTCTATGTATGGAATTTTAGCTCAAAGTTTGGGTATTATTACTCATACTATTAGTAGAAATGAGATAGATTTTAGTTGGAATTTAGACACAGCAAATAAGCTAATTTCTAAGGAAAATAATCCACCTATCAAAGTCGTTTTTGTTGTACACCCTAATTCTCCTACCGCTAACTGTTTAAATTCTGAGGAAATTCAGTGGTTAAGAGACTTGCCAAAAGATATTTTAGTGGTGATTGATGAGGCATATTATGAGTTTAGTCAACAAACTTTAGTTTCAGAATTACCCCAACACCCAAATTGGCTAATTTTGCGCACATTTTCTAAGGCTTTTCGATTAGCCGCCCATCGGGTAGGATATGCGATCGCTCATGGTGATATAATTAAAATATTAGAAAAACTACGTCTTCCTTACAATTTACCTACTTTTTCTCAACTAGCGGCAGAATTTGCTTTACAACACCGAGACTTGATTTTACCAGCCGTTAAGGATGTAATGACAGAAAAAGAAAGGGTTTACCAAGCATTAATTAGCAATTCCTTGTTTAAAGTTTGGCACAGTGAAGCTAATTTTATCTATTTAAGATTAGCCGAAAATCCTACGAAGGAAAATCACTCTCGAATCATGGCACAACTAAAACAAGATAATGTGATTATCCGTCATACTGGAGACGGTTTAAGAATCTCGATCGGAACTTCCTTAGAAAACGATAACCTCTTGAATAAATTAGCCAAACACAATTAA
- the ispE gene encoding 4-(cytidine 5'-diphospho)-2-C-methyl-D-erythritol kinase, with product MQSYSLFAPAKINLHLEIIGDRADGYHQLVMIMQSVNLGDIIHLRANGTDSIRLYCQNPQVPLDNTNLAYKAVRLMQEKFPKSAHNFGGLDITIEKNIPVAAGLAGGSTNAAAVLVGINLMWSLGLTQPELRDLGALLGSDVPFCISGGTAIATGRGEEIEPLPDLTDIWVILAKYNNLGVSTPWAYNTYREQYNHLYVCDGQGIKQRTHAVHSGNLVKAILKRNSEEIGALLYNDLEKVVLPEYPFVSALITAFKKENVLGAMMSGSGPTVFALCATEQIATSIADIVEKNINDSNLSFWVTQMCPHGIITISNE from the coding sequence ATGCAATCTTACTCTTTATTTGCCCCTGCTAAAATTAATCTTCATTTGGAAATTATAGGCGATCGAGCCGACGGTTATCATCAATTGGTGATGATCATGCAGAGCGTCAATTTAGGAGATATAATTCATTTACGAGCTAATGGCACTGATAGTATTCGTCTTTACTGTCAAAATCCTCAAGTACCTTTAGATAATACTAATTTAGCTTATAAAGCTGTGAGATTAATGCAGGAAAAATTCCCCAAATCTGCCCATAATTTTGGCGGATTAGATATTACGATCGAAAAAAATATACCTGTAGCCGCAGGACTAGCCGGAGGTTCAACCAATGCCGCCGCCGTGTTAGTGGGAATTAATTTAATGTGGTCATTGGGACTGACACAACCAGAATTACGAGACTTAGGAGCTTTACTAGGTTCAGATGTTCCTTTTTGTATTTCTGGCGGCACTGCGATCGCTACAGGTAGAGGAGAAGAAATTGAACCCTTGCCCGACTTAACAGATATATGGGTGATATTAGCAAAATATAACAACTTAGGAGTTTCTACCCCTTGGGCATATAATACTTATCGAGAACAGTATAACCATCTCTATGTGTGCGATGGACAAGGTATTAAACAGCGTACCCATGCAGTACATAGTGGTAATTTAGTTAAAGCTATTCTAAAACGGAATTCTGAGGAAATAGGAGCATTATTGTATAATGACCTCGAAAAAGTCGTTTTACCTGAATATCCATTTGTCTCAGCCCTTATAACTGCCTTTAAAAAAGAAAATGTGTTAGGAGCGATGATGTCTGGTTCAGGCCCAACAGTTTTTGCTTTATGTGCTACAGAACAAATAGCAACTTCGATCGCTGATATAGTGGAAAAAAATATAAACGATTCTAATTTAAGTTTTTGGGTAACTCAAATGTGTCCTCATGGCATAATAACAATAAGCAATGAATAA
- a CDS encoding DUF3288 family protein translates to MSTDQKHPLGHIDREIIKKVFVEGKTDYNLAEVARLKIRYQNFPGARDIQHDLETIIKEWDITEDELFSQARLLHTSGAVYRKSQEVQEDWS, encoded by the coding sequence ATGAGTACAGATCAAAAACACCCTTTAGGTCATATCGATCGAGAAATTATCAAAAAAGTGTTTGTTGAGGGTAAAACTGATTATAACTTAGCAGAGGTAGCTCGGTTAAAAATCCGTTATCAAAATTTTCCGGGGGCAAGAGATATTCAGCATGATTTAGAAACGATTATAAAGGAATGGGATATAACTGAAGACGAACTTTTTTCCCAAGCAAGGCTTTTACATACCTCTGGTGCAGTATATCGCAAATCTCAAGAAGTTCAAGAAGACTGGAGTTAG